In one window of Azotobacter salinestris DNA:
- a CDS encoding type II toxin-antitoxin system VapC family toxin: MRLLIDTHILIWILIDDPRLTPKARKLLDKASEIYISTASFWEMAIKQNLGKLDLQLEQVIEECQNLGIQELPVTAEHTLALLGLEPLHKDPFDRLLVAVAKAEPMKLLTADSKVAAYTELAVLI; this comes from the coding sequence GTGAGGCTGTTAATCGACACCCATATCCTGATCTGGATACTGATCGACGACCCCAGACTGACCCCCAAAGCCCGTAAGCTACTGGACAAAGCCAGCGAGATTTACATCAGCACCGCCTCCTTCTGGGAGATGGCCATCAAGCAGAATCTCGGCAAACTGGATCTTCAGCTCGAACAGGTCATTGAAGAATGCCAAAACCTGGGCATCCAGGAATTACCCGTGACCGCAGAACACACCCTTGCCTTACTGGGCCTTGAACCCCTGCACAAAGACCCCTTTGATCGGCTGTTGGTAGCCGTGGCCAAGGCCGAACCCATGAAGCTACTCACGGCGGACAGCAAGGTAGCGGCTTATACGGAATTGGCGGTGTTGATTTAA
- a CDS encoding type II toxin-antitoxin system Phd/YefM family antitoxin: MMEIIPLADAKNNLSRLVDAASDGQEIIIAKHGRPMARLVAAGKPARLRYGTLKGQIRVADDFDAELPSEALAGFEGKGSA, from the coding sequence ATGATGGAAATCATCCCGCTGGCCGATGCCAAAAACAACCTATCCCGCCTTGTGGATGCCGCCAGCGATGGACAAGAAATCATCATTGCCAAGCACGGTCGCCCTATGGCCCGCCTTGTGGCCGCTGGCAAGCCTGCCCGGCTGCGCTACGGCACCCTGAAAGGTCAGATTCGCGTAGCCGATGATTTCGATGCCGAACTGCCCAGCGAAGCCTTGGCCGGTTTTGAAGGCAAGGGTTCGGCGTGA
- a CDS encoding helix-turn-helix domain-containing protein, with translation MSKFFDDLMESVVQMDEIVRGERQPSREFTVDALQVKQIRKATGLSQTKFAAMIDVQVGTLRNWEQGRREPTGPAKALLRAIHNDPEHVIRALAG, from the coding sequence ATGAGTAAGTTTTTCGACGACCTCATGGAAAGCGTCGTGCAAATGGACGAAATCGTTCGCGGCGAACGCCAACCGTCCCGCGAGTTCACAGTGGACGCCTTGCAGGTGAAGCAGATCCGCAAGGCCACCGGTCTTTCGCAGACCAAGTTTGCCGCGATGATCGATGTGCAGGTGGGCACTCTGCGCAATTGGGAACAAGGCCGCCGCGAACCGACCGGCCCGGCCAAGGCTCTGCTGCGCGCCATCCACAATGACCCGGAGCACGTCATTCGAGCACTGGCGGGCTAA
- a CDS encoding XRE family transcriptional regulator — protein sequence MSQALINPQILTWSRLRAGLSEMDVASKLPVKAEKVSEWEAGESRPTFKQAQKWATLAHIPFGFLFLREPPVEKLPLPDLRTVEGMASSEPSLDLLDTVKDVLRKQDWYIEYLQDHERERLPFVGRYSTRAPAKEVVADIRQTLGVNADARRLDYENYMRTLIEAAEAAGILVMRSGIAVGNTHRKLNVGEFRGFAISNALAPVVFINSADAPSARLFTLMHELAHIWIGSSGISDGNTTGGRREETFCNAVAGEFLVPEDSFRALWNSDIPWEDNLAPLASHYHVSPLVIGRRARDLGYIGNDQYGAYYRRILKAFQNKEGGGGDYYRTATAKNSTRFSNAVIAEARSGRLLLRDAGKLLGVQPAKLRTYASKLTE from the coding sequence ATGAGCCAGGCACTGATAAACCCCCAGATCCTGACTTGGTCTCGCCTCAGAGCGGGGCTGAGCGAAATGGACGTCGCCAGCAAGCTTCCCGTGAAAGCCGAAAAGGTTTCTGAATGGGAGGCCGGCGAGAGTCGCCCTACATTCAAGCAAGCCCAGAAGTGGGCCACCCTCGCGCACATTCCGTTCGGATTCCTCTTCCTTCGCGAACCACCCGTTGAGAAATTGCCGCTGCCGGACCTGCGAACCGTAGAAGGAATGGCCTCCAGCGAGCCCAGTCTCGACCTGCTGGACACCGTCAAGGACGTACTGCGCAAGCAGGACTGGTATATCGAATACCTGCAGGATCACGAGCGTGAGCGTCTGCCCTTCGTCGGTCGCTACAGCACCCGTGCCCCCGCGAAAGAAGTGGTGGCCGACATCCGCCAGACCCTTGGTGTAAATGCCGACGCCAGGCGCCTCGACTACGAGAACTACATGCGCACGCTGATCGAGGCGGCCGAAGCAGCCGGTATCCTCGTCATGCGCAGTGGTATCGCTGTGGGCAACACCCATCGCAAGCTGAACGTCGGCGAATTCCGAGGCTTCGCAATCAGCAACGCACTGGCTCCAGTCGTCTTCATCAACAGTGCCGACGCCCCCAGTGCCCGCCTCTTCACCCTCATGCACGAGCTGGCCCATATCTGGATCGGCAGCAGCGGCATCTCCGATGGCAACACCACCGGCGGCCGGCGGGAAGAGACTTTCTGCAACGCCGTGGCTGGCGAATTCCTCGTGCCGGAAGACAGCTTCCGCGCCCTGTGGAACAGCGACATTCCATGGGAAGACAACCTCGCCCCACTGGCCAGCCACTACCATGTCAGCCCCTTGGTGATTGGTCGGCGCGCCCGCGACCTCGGCTATATCGGCAACGACCAGTATGGCGCCTACTACCGCCGCATACTCAAGGCCTTCCAGAACAAGGAAGGTGGCGGCGGTGATTACTACCGCACCGCCACAGCCAAAAACAGCACTCGCTTCAGCAACGCCGTAATTGCCGAGGCCCGTAGCGGGCGCTTACTGCTGCGCGATGCCGGAAAATTGCTCGGAGTGCAACCCGCCAAACTCAGGACCTACGCCAGCAAACTCACGGAATGA
- a CDS encoding phage antirepressor N-terminal domain-containing protein, with protein MPNIITQPASIDFHGQALTVITGPAGEHLVAMRPICEAIGLSWQSQYNRIQRHPVLSTCVVMMNTQVPGDDQHRELVCLPLDYLNGWLFGVDASRVKPEIRERLVQYQRECFAALAAYWQQGEAVRPRAALPAGGTAAPLRLTYNDRHFRIVPVGTEVWFVAADVASAVGLRDSYAATRHLRPEHKAALPVGRQTLNVISRAGLELALLHTNPERVVPFRAWLAEALNLLPTTIAAPEPERPPVASLSQEVRDFTFDYLDRCRQAVLDAGGSLPEWDRETDQRISDNMAALLIRDKRWVLTFDDRGEPQLRAIPSGADVFTPESLLNWIRNPFGAHRDFLPTMLQAIGERLSSSHR; from the coding sequence ATGCCGAATATCATCACCCAGCCCGCCAGCATTGACTTCCACGGGCAAGCACTTACCGTCATCACGGGTCCAGCAGGCGAACATCTTGTCGCCATGCGCCCTATCTGCGAAGCCATCGGCCTGAGCTGGCAATCACAGTACAACCGTATTCAGCGCCACCCTGTACTTTCGACCTGCGTAGTCATGATGAATACGCAGGTACCCGGCGACGACCAGCACCGCGAACTCGTCTGCCTCCCCCTCGACTACCTCAACGGCTGGCTGTTCGGCGTGGATGCCTCCCGCGTCAAACCCGAGATCCGCGAGCGTCTGGTGCAGTACCAGCGCGAATGCTTCGCTGCCCTCGCCGCCTACTGGCAGCAGGGCGAGGCCGTCCGGCCGCGCGCGGCCCTGCCGGCCGGCGGCACCGCCGCGCCACTGCGCCTGACCTACAACGACCGCCACTTCCGCATCGTGCCCGTCGGCACCGAGGTCTGGTTCGTCGCTGCCGACGTGGCCAGCGCCGTCGGCCTGCGCGACTCCTATGCCGCCACCCGCCACCTGCGGCCCGAGCACAAGGCCGCTCTCCCGGTCGGTCGGCAGACGCTCAACGTCATCAGCCGGGCCGGGCTGGAACTCGCCCTGCTGCACACCAACCCCGAGCGGGTGGTGCCCTTTCGCGCCTGGCTGGCCGAGGCGCTGAATCTGCTGCCCACCACCATCGCGGCACCCGAACCGGAGCGCCCGCCCGTGGCCAGCCTGAGCCAGGAGGTGCGCGACTTCACCTTCGACTACCTGGACCGCTGCCGTCAGGCCGTGCTCGATGCCGGCGGCAGCCTGCCGGAATGGGACCGCGAGACCGACCAGCGCATCTCCGACAACATGGCCGCCCTGCTCATCCGCGACAAACGCTGGGTGCTGACCTTCGACGACAGGGGCGAGCCGCAGCTCCGGGCCATCCCCAGCGGGGCCGACGTCTTCACCCCCGAATCACTGCTGAACTGGATCCGCAACCCCTTCGGCGCCCACCGCGATTTCCTGCCGACCATGCTGCAGGCCATCGGCGAACGCCTCTCCAGCTCCCACCGCTGA
- a CDS encoding type II toxin-antitoxin system HicA family toxin — protein MNSEQRSTLEAIFSKPAPASLEWARIESLFVAAGAKVVEGNGSRVRFELNGVIATFHRPHPDTEAKPYQVRDARAFLEKAGITP, from the coding sequence ATGAACAGCGAGCAACGCAGCACACTCGAAGCCATCTTCTCGAAGCCGGCTCCGGCCTCCCTGGAGTGGGCGCGGATCGAGTCCCTATTCGTGGCGGCTGGTGCCAAGGTCGTCGAAGGAAACGGATCGAGAGTCCGTTTCGAGCTGAATGGCGTGATCGCCACCTTTCATCGACCGCACCCGGACACGGAGGCCAAGCCATACCAGGTGCGCGACGCAAGAGCCTTCCTCGAGAAAGCAGGGATAACGCCATGA
- a CDS encoding type II toxin-antitoxin system HicB family antitoxin: MNVMNYKGYSARIEYSDEDKLLVGHIVGINDVVGFHGESIPELRGAFEEAVDDYLETCAKLGRAPQKPYSGKLSLRMAPELHASISAKAMLSNKSINQWVVDVLNREAHA; encoded by the coding sequence ATGAACGTGATGAACTACAAGGGCTATTCGGCCCGCATCGAATACAGCGACGAAGATAAACTGCTTGTCGGACATATCGTCGGGATCAACGATGTCGTCGGCTTTCACGGCGAGTCCATCCCCGAGCTTCGCGGCGCATTCGAGGAAGCGGTAGACGACTACCTTGAAACCTGCGCCAAGCTGGGTCGTGCCCCGCAAAAGCCATACTCCGGCAAATTAAGCCTGCGCATGGCCCCCGAGTTGCACGCCTCCATCTCCGCCAAAGCCATGCTCTCGAACAAAAGCATCAACCAGTGGGTTGTCGACGTACTGAATCGAGAGGCGCACGCGTGA
- a CDS encoding holin family protein, whose product MTLLAAATALLPTVAGLLDRVIPDPQAKVQAQLELLRLQQDGAFRELDAALQNGLAQAKINEIEAQSQSAFKSGWRPLAGYVCVGGLAYEFLLRPLLPWVLTVAGVQNVPPLPSLDDVLFELLFGMLGLGTLRTLERRQRVSAIAPK is encoded by the coding sequence ATGACCCTGCTCGCTGCTGCCACGGCGCTGCTGCCGACCGTCGCCGGCTTGCTCGACCGCGTCATCCCAGACCCGCAGGCCAAGGTCCAGGCGCAGCTGGAACTGCTCAGGCTGCAGCAGGACGGGGCGTTCCGGGAGCTGGATGCGGCGCTCCAGAACGGGCTTGCCCAGGCGAAGATCAACGAGATCGAGGCGCAGAGCCAGTCCGCATTCAAGTCGGGCTGGCGGCCTCTGGCCGGCTATGTCTGCGTCGGCGGACTGGCCTATGAGTTTCTGCTGCGCCCGCTGCTGCCCTGGGTGCTGACGGTGGCCGGCGTGCAAAACGTGCCGCCGCTGCCGTCGCTCGACGACGTGCTCTTCGAGCTGCTGTTCGGAATGCTCGGCCTCGGGACGCTGCGAACGCTGGAGCGGCGGCAGCGGGTGAGCGCGATCGCGCCGAAGTGA